A single region of the Streptomyces sp. NBC_00425 genome encodes:
- a CDS encoding ester cyclase — protein MTFVQLIDCRTSRFDEMDRLMDTWVEQTKGKRTATHAVVGKDRSDASHFIEIVEFPSFEEAMRNSNLPETGKVFQELVALCDEMPTFTDLDVVRDERLCAATARRFLETVAAPGELAPLDGLLAQDYHDHDPSNVQDVIGMDAMRRQVEMWRRGFAVTFTVEDQISEDDRVCTRWTFDGTHHGEFMGLAPTGREVTMTGTTVFRFDDDGRIAEGWWQYDRLGLMAQLGALDSLET, from the coding sequence ATGACGTTCGTACAGCTCATCGACTGCAGGACCAGCCGGTTCGACGAGATGGACCGGCTGATGGACACGTGGGTCGAGCAGACCAAGGGCAAGCGGACCGCCACGCACGCGGTGGTCGGCAAGGACCGCTCCGACGCTTCGCACTTCATCGAGATCGTGGAGTTCCCCTCGTTCGAGGAGGCGATGCGGAACTCGAACCTCCCGGAGACCGGCAAGGTCTTCCAGGAACTGGTGGCGCTGTGCGACGAGATGCCCACCTTCACCGATCTCGACGTCGTGCGGGACGAGCGGCTGTGCGCGGCGACGGCGCGGCGGTTCCTCGAGACGGTGGCCGCCCCGGGCGAGCTGGCACCGCTCGACGGCCTGCTGGCGCAGGACTACCACGACCATGATCCGTCCAACGTGCAGGACGTGATCGGCATGGACGCGATGCGGCGCCAGGTCGAGATGTGGCGCCGCGGCTTCGCCGTCACGTTCACCGTCGAGGACCAGATCTCCGAGGACGACCGCGTGTGCACCCGCTGGACGTTCGACGGGACGCACCACGGCGAGTTCATGGGCCTCGCGCCCACCGGCCGGGAGGTCACCATGACCGGGACGACCGTCTTCCGGTTCGACGACGACGGCAGGATCGCCGAAGGCTGGTGGCAGTACGACCGCCTCGGCCTCATGGCCCAACTGGGAGCGCTGGACTCCCTGGAGACCTGA